GCATGTGTGCATCCGTCGGAATGACCCCTTTTTCGCAAATGACGCCAGCCTTGTCCAAATCTAAATTTTGTGTGTTTAACAGCCGCCCTATGGAAACCAATGCTAGGGAGTGTTCCAAGGAAGAGCCATCACTCAATGTCACCTTCACTGAGCTGGGGGTTTCTTCTAAATTGGAAACAGAAGCGGAGGTTATAACTTGGATGCCCTTCTTCACAAAAACATCTGTTATAAATTTCGAAATTTCTTTGTTATCAATAGCTAAAATTCTGTCAGCAGCTTCAACAATAGTGACTTTCGTTCCCAGAGTGTTGAACAATGAAGCAAACTCACACCCTATAACCCCGCCCCCTACAATCAGTAGACTTTCAGGAATTTCTTGCAGTTCCAGAATGTCTGTGGATGAACAGATGCGTTTACCAAAAGGAACCCCAGGGAATGGGCGGGGCTCCGAACCTGTGGCTAAAATGATGCTTCGCGTTTTTAGAACAACATTTTCTTCGCCCAAAACCTTGACTTCTGTTGAGGATAAAAGTTTCCCTTTGCCTCGGAAAGAGGATATCTTATTGCTCTTAATCAATCCCTCCAAACCAGTACGAATACCTGAGACAACAGCATTTTTTCTCTGCATCATGGAAGGAAAATCCACGGAAAAATCCGAAACTTTGATCCCAAAACTACTTGCATTCTTAATAGCATTAAGGACAGAAGCTCCAGCTAACAGAGCTTTCGAGGGGATGCATCCCCTATTTAGGCAAGTGCCTCCGGCCAGATCATATTCGACCAGCGCCGTCTTTAATCCAGATCGAGAAGCCTTAATAGCTGCAACATAACCTCCAGGTCCACCTCCGATTACTACGCAGTCAAAATTTTGGGTTGTCATCTTCTTATCCACTCTGTTTAA
This sequence is a window from Chlamydiifrater volucris. Protein-coding genes within it:
- the lpdA gene encoding dihydrolipoyl dehydrogenase, with translation MTTQNFDCVVIGGGPGGYVAAIKASRSGLKTALVEYDLAGGTCLNRGCIPSKALLAGASVLNAIKNASSFGIKVSDFSVDFPSMMQRKNAVVSGIRTGLEGLIKSNKISSFRGKGKLLSSTEVKVLGEENVVLKTRSIILATGSEPRPFPGVPFGKRICSSTDILELQEIPESLLIVGGGVIGCEFASLFNTLGTKVTIVEAADRILAIDNKEISKFITDVFVKKGIQVITSASVSNLEETPSSVKVTLSDGSSLEHSLALVSIGRLLNTQNLDLDKAGVICEKGVIPTDAHMRTNVPNIFAIGDITAKWMLAHVASHQGIIAAENAAGKNTIMDYSAIPSVIFTSPEVASVGLSLEQAQSQGFSAKLTTFPFRAIGKAVAMIDADGFASIVSDTETGQVLGAYIVGPHASSLIGEMALAIRNELTLSCIYETVHAHPTLSEIWMEAALLADGDPLHMPPK